A DNA window from Synergistales bacterium contains the following coding sequences:
- a CDS encoding pyridoxal-phosphate dependent enzyme, which produces MMQLHVETPLYESAVLGACCNKRVSLKMECFQPPGSYKIRGIGRLCALSVAEGAERLVASSAGNAGYAVAYAGSRLGVGVTVVVPAATPRPVQEKIRRLGAEVLPHGEVWDEANEKALQLARNPATAYIPPFDHPAIWEGHATMIDEAARQFQGKPGAVVLSVGGGGLMSGVLQGMWRNGWDDVPLIAAEPEGAASLAASVEAGRPVELDRIDTIAGSLGVKRVADRAFQWCSEHPVLPVRVTDMAALRASRQFADDHRVLVEPASGVALSVLYDNRPELGDAESVLAVVCGGIGVSMERFAEWEAACAV; this is translated from the coding sequence ATGATGCAGCTTCATGTTGAAACGCCCCTCTACGAATCGGCAGTGTTGGGCGCGTGTTGTAACAAAAGGGTTTCCCTGAAAATGGAGTGTTTTCAGCCTCCTGGGTCCTACAAGATCCGGGGCATCGGCAGGCTCTGCGCCCTCTCTGTTGCGGAAGGGGCCGAACGTCTGGTGGCGTCCTCCGCGGGGAATGCCGGATACGCCGTGGCCTACGCCGGCAGCCGTCTCGGAGTGGGGGTGACCGTCGTTGTTCCCGCCGCCACCCCCCGGCCGGTCCAGGAGAAGATCCGCCGTCTTGGTGCCGAGGTGCTTCCCCATGGCGAGGTCTGGGACGAGGCGAACGAGAAGGCCCTCCAGCTGGCGCGGAACCCCGCTACAGCCTATATCCCGCCCTTCGACCATCCCGCCATCTGGGAGGGGCATGCCACCATGATCGACGAGGCGGCCCGACAGTTTCAGGGCAAGCCCGGCGCCGTGGTGCTCTCCGTCGGCGGTGGCGGGTTGATGTCCGGTGTGCTCCAGGGGATGTGGCGCAACGGCTGGGACGATGTCCCGCTCATTGCCGCAGAGCCGGAGGGCGCGGCGTCGCTGGCCGCCTCCGTGGAAGCGGGGCGCCCTGTCGAGCTGGACCGGATCGACACCATCGCAGGCAGTCTCGGCGTGAAGCGGGTGGCCGACCGGGCGTTCCAGTGGTGCTCCGAACATCCTGTCCTCCCGGTACGGGTGACGGATATGGCCGCCCTCCGGGCGAGCCGGCAGTTCGCCGATGACCACCGCGTGCTGGTGGAACCCGCCAGCGGTGTGGCGCTTTCGGTGCTCTACGACAACAGGCCGGAATTGGGCGATGCGGAGTCGGTGCTTGCCGTGGTCTGCGGCGGGATCGGCGTCAGTATGGAGCGGTTCGCCGAGTGGGAGGCGGCCTGCGCCGTGTAG